A window of Amycolatopsis australiensis contains these coding sequences:
- a CDS encoding urea amidolyase associated protein UAAP1, with amino-acid sequence MSTTATTYGARDHARAQAGTVVDTMPSIPASTWPSPPPGVAPEALTWAETVAGGGYTHKVLARGTRLRLTDTDGDACAHLLLFNADQPWERLNAADTVKVQWNAYLGEKVALLSDQGRVLATIVADTSGHHDALCGTSTVDGNTERYGDGAPQGPSPAGLALFTLAAAKNGLGPRDLPPSLSFFQGVRVRPDGGLEFTGSAGAGKSVELRIEIPAVVLIANVAHPVDPRPDYTVTNLEVLAWRATTSTPDSPEWTHTPEARRAFENTADYLTARGIA; translated from the coding sequence ATGAGCACCACCGCCACCACCTACGGCGCCCGGGACCACGCCCGTGCCCAGGCAGGCACCGTGGTCGACACGATGCCGTCGATCCCGGCGAGCACGTGGCCGTCACCTCCGCCCGGCGTCGCACCCGAGGCGCTGACCTGGGCCGAAACCGTTGCCGGGGGCGGGTACACGCACAAGGTGCTGGCCCGCGGCACGCGGCTGCGGCTCACCGACACCGACGGCGACGCCTGCGCCCACCTGCTGCTGTTCAACGCCGACCAGCCGTGGGAACGGCTGAACGCCGCCGACACGGTGAAGGTGCAGTGGAACGCCTACCTCGGCGAGAAGGTGGCGCTGCTGTCCGACCAGGGCCGCGTCCTGGCCACGATCGTCGCCGACACCAGCGGCCACCACGACGCCCTGTGCGGTACGTCCACTGTGGACGGAAACACCGAGCGCTACGGCGACGGCGCCCCGCAGGGCCCCTCCCCCGCCGGATTGGCGCTGTTCACCTTGGCCGCGGCCAAGAACGGGCTCGGCCCGCGGGACCTGCCGCCGAGCCTGTCGTTCTTCCAGGGCGTGCGTGTCCGGCCGGACGGCGGCCTCGAGTTCACCGGTTCGGCGGGCGCCGGCAAGTCCGTCGAGCTGCGGATCGAGATCCCGGCCGTGGTGCTGATCGCCAACGTCGCGCACCCGGTCGACCCGCGGCCGGACTACACCGTGACGAACCTCGAAGTACTGGCCTGGCGCGCCACTACGTCCACCCCGGACAGTCCGGAATGGACACACACGCCGGAAGCCCGGCGCGCGTTCGAGAACACCGCCGACTACCTCACCGCACGGGGGATCGCATGA
- a CDS encoding urea amidolyase associated protein UAAP2, whose translation MSTAYRSQPELTFDVPARAPFSTVLRRGQELTIIDLGGNQAVDFLCYDAGDTAKRYSAAATIAAQRNIFLTTGSVLRTQEGAPLLTVVADTCGRHDTLGGACSKESNSLRYGQHTRFQHACVENFLIEGAKWGLGKRDLVGNVNWYMNVPVEADGTLGIVDGISAPGLEVRLRAETDVLVLVSNCPQINNPCNGFDPTPVRMVVTTPGGGR comes from the coding sequence ATGAGCACGGCGTACCGGTCCCAGCCGGAGCTGACCTTCGACGTGCCCGCGCGGGCCCCGTTCTCGACGGTGCTCCGGCGGGGCCAGGAACTGACGATCATCGACCTCGGCGGCAACCAGGCCGTCGACTTCCTCTGCTACGACGCCGGCGACACGGCCAAGCGCTACAGCGCGGCGGCGACGATCGCCGCGCAGCGGAACATCTTCCTGACCACCGGCAGCGTCCTGCGCACCCAGGAGGGCGCGCCCCTGCTCACCGTCGTCGCCGACACCTGCGGGCGCCACGACACGCTCGGCGGCGCGTGCAGCAAGGAATCCAACAGCCTGCGCTACGGCCAGCACACGCGCTTCCAGCACGCCTGCGTCGAGAACTTCCTCATCGAGGGCGCGAAGTGGGGGCTGGGCAAGCGGGACCTGGTCGGCAACGTCAACTGGTACATGAACGTGCCGGTCGAGGCGGACGGCACGCTCGGCATCGTCGACGGGATCTCCGCGCCGGGCCTGGAAGTCCGGCTGCGCGCCGAGACCGACGTGCTGGTGCTCGTGTCGAACTGCCCGCAGATCAACAACCCCTGCAACGGCTTCGACCCGACGCCGGTGCGGATGGTCGTCACCACCCCGGGAGGCGGCCGGTGA
- the uca gene encoding urea carboxylase produces MRLLVANRGEIAVRILRSAKELGLETVAVYSDADRLAPHVRLADRAVRLGPAPAAESYLRAGAIVRAALDTSCDAVHPGYGFLSEDAAFARACEDAGIVFAGPSPEHLEVFGSKHTAREAAVAAGVPLLAGTGLLSDVDEALARAADIGYPVMLKATGGGGGIGMRACASPDELRDAWDSVRSVAAKSFANAGVFLERLVRRARHVEVQVFGDGLGEVLALGTRDCSLQRRNQKVVEECPAPDLPDAVREQLAGSAVALCSSVRYRSAGTVEYVYDPDREEAAFLEVNTRLQVEHPVTEAVYGVDLVAWMLRLAQGDRAMFRAVPVARGHAVEARVYAEDPSAGHRPSAGLVTRVALPAGARVDTWVEPGTTVTTHYDPLLAKVICTGPDRAGALAALRGALAETRIDGVRTNLGQLRAAAADAAFGAAAHTTSTLDAIVDGEPRIEVVRGGTMTTVQDWPGRTGFWHVGVPPSGPMDDRSLRLGNLALGNPEGAPGLECTVDGVTLRFSHVTHLCVTGAPATVLVDGSEIPLWTPVAVPAGAVLDVRACTTGLRSYVLVRGGVDVPAFLGSAATFTLGGFGGHGGRALAAGDVLHPGPAPADPVVGPVPPAERPRFGSHWTIGALEGPHAAPEFFTPEDVEVFYATDWQVHFNSARTGVRLVGPRPQWARPDGGEAGLHPSNIHDTPYAIGAVDYTGDLPILLGPDGPSLGGFVCPATVATGERWKLGQLRPGDTVRFVPIDTDHAAALRQRPASAVTATRAARHDGGVLARLPASGGEPSVTYRRSGDDNLLVEYGEMKLDLALRMRVHALAERLAAEGVPGIVDLTPGIRSLQVHVDPDALPAGKALGLVRELERDLPPTHDLVVPSRSVRLPLSWDDPATREAIERYMTGVRDDAPWCPWNIEFIRRVNGLSSVDEVYRTVFDAEYLVLGLGDVYLGAPVATPLDPRHRLVTTKYNPARTWTAENSVGIGGAYLCIYGMEGPGGYQFVGRTVQVWNSWHGGDRPWSLRFFDRISWYPVSAEELLELRAQSASGKLELDVTDGSFALADYQKFLGDNAGSIAAFRATQAAAFEAERQAWAAAGEFDPKPEPVTRPPARVEAPPGGHVVEAPFAATVWRVDVAAGERVEDAQPLVTLEAMKTEARIPAPASGEVVEVLVSPGDQVAPGTPLVVLG; encoded by the coding sequence GTGAGGCTGCTCGTGGCCAACCGCGGCGAGATCGCGGTCCGGATCCTGCGCAGCGCGAAGGAGCTGGGCCTCGAAACCGTCGCGGTGTACTCCGACGCCGACCGGCTCGCCCCGCACGTCCGGCTCGCGGACCGGGCCGTGCGGCTCGGTCCGGCGCCCGCGGCCGAAAGCTACCTGCGGGCCGGCGCGATCGTCCGTGCCGCGCTCGACACGAGCTGCGACGCGGTCCACCCCGGTTACGGCTTCCTGTCCGAGGACGCGGCCTTCGCTCGGGCGTGCGAAGACGCCGGGATCGTGTTCGCCGGGCCGTCGCCGGAGCACCTGGAAGTGTTCGGCAGCAAGCACACCGCGCGCGAAGCGGCGGTCGCCGCGGGTGTGCCGCTGCTGGCCGGTACCGGTCTGCTGTCCGATGTGGACGAGGCACTCGCGCGCGCGGCGGACATCGGCTACCCGGTGATGCTCAAGGCGACCGGCGGCGGGGGCGGGATTGGGATGCGCGCGTGCGCATCCCCGGACGAGCTGCGCGACGCGTGGGACAGCGTCCGCAGCGTGGCCGCCAAGAGCTTCGCGAACGCCGGGGTGTTCCTCGAACGGCTGGTGCGACGCGCCCGGCACGTCGAGGTCCAGGTGTTCGGCGACGGCCTGGGCGAGGTACTGGCCCTGGGCACGCGCGACTGCTCGCTGCAGCGGCGCAACCAGAAGGTCGTCGAGGAGTGCCCGGCGCCGGACCTGCCCGACGCCGTCCGGGAGCAATTGGCCGGCTCGGCCGTCGCGCTGTGCTCGTCGGTGCGGTACCGCTCGGCGGGCACGGTCGAGTACGTCTACGACCCCGACCGCGAAGAGGCGGCGTTCCTGGAAGTCAACACGCGGCTGCAGGTCGAGCACCCGGTCACCGAGGCGGTGTACGGCGTCGACCTGGTCGCCTGGATGCTGCGGCTCGCGCAGGGCGACCGCGCGATGTTCCGCGCGGTCCCGGTCGCGCGCGGGCACGCCGTGGAAGCCCGCGTGTACGCCGAGGACCCGAGCGCCGGGCACCGGCCGAGCGCCGGTCTCGTCACGCGGGTCGCGCTGCCCGCGGGCGCCCGGGTGGACACCTGGGTGGAGCCCGGCACGACGGTCACCACGCACTACGACCCGTTGCTGGCCAAGGTGATCTGCACCGGCCCCGACCGCGCCGGCGCGCTGGCCGCCCTCCGCGGTGCGCTGGCGGAAACCCGCATCGACGGTGTCCGCACCAACCTCGGGCAGCTTCGCGCGGCGGCCGCGGACGCGGCGTTCGGCGCGGCGGCGCACACGACGTCCACTTTGGACGCGATCGTCGACGGCGAGCCCCGGATCGAGGTCGTGCGCGGCGGGACGATGACCACGGTGCAGGACTGGCCGGGCCGGACCGGGTTCTGGCACGTCGGCGTGCCGCCGAGCGGGCCGATGGACGACCGCTCGCTGCGGCTGGGCAACCTCGCGCTGGGCAACCCGGAAGGCGCGCCCGGCCTGGAGTGCACGGTGGACGGCGTGACGCTGCGGTTCTCGCACGTCACGCACCTGTGCGTCACCGGCGCGCCGGCCACGGTGCTCGTCGACGGCAGCGAGATTCCCTTGTGGACACCCGTCGCGGTGCCCGCGGGTGCGGTGCTGGATGTCCGGGCGTGCACGACGGGCCTGCGCAGCTACGTGCTGGTCCGCGGCGGCGTCGACGTGCCCGCGTTCCTCGGCAGCGCGGCGACGTTCACCCTCGGCGGGTTCGGCGGGCACGGCGGCCGCGCGCTCGCCGCCGGCGACGTCCTGCACCCCGGCCCGGCCCCGGCGGACCCGGTCGTCGGCCCGGTGCCGCCCGCCGAGCGCCCGCGGTTCGGGTCCCACTGGACGATCGGGGCGCTCGAAGGACCACACGCGGCGCCGGAATTCTTCACCCCCGAAGACGTCGAGGTGTTCTACGCCACCGATTGGCAGGTGCACTTCAACTCCGCCCGCACCGGCGTCCGGCTCGTGGGGCCGCGGCCGCAGTGGGCGCGGCCCGACGGCGGCGAGGCGGGCCTGCACCCGTCGAACATCCACGACACGCCGTACGCGATCGGCGCCGTCGACTACACCGGTGACCTGCCGATCCTGCTCGGCCCGGACGGGCCGAGCCTCGGCGGGTTCGTCTGCCCGGCGACGGTGGCGACGGGCGAGCGGTGGAAGCTCGGGCAGCTGCGCCCGGGCGACACCGTGCGGTTCGTGCCGATCGACACCGACCACGCGGCGGCGCTGCGGCAGCGTCCCGCGTCGGCGGTCACGGCGACCCGGGCGGCCCGCCACGACGGCGGCGTCCTGGCCCGGCTGCCCGCTTCCGGCGGCGAACCGTCCGTGACCTACCGCCGCAGCGGGGACGACAACCTGCTCGTCGAGTACGGCGAGATGAAGCTCGACCTCGCCCTGCGGATGCGGGTGCACGCGCTCGCGGAGCGGCTCGCGGCCGAGGGCGTGCCGGGGATCGTCGACCTGACCCCGGGCATCCGGTCGCTGCAGGTGCACGTCGACCCGGACGCGCTGCCGGCGGGCAAGGCACTCGGGCTGGTGCGCGAGCTGGAGCGGGACCTGCCGCCGACGCACGACCTCGTGGTGCCCAGCCGCAGCGTCCGGCTGCCGCTGTCGTGGGACGACCCGGCGACGCGCGAGGCCATCGAGCGGTACATGACCGGCGTGCGCGACGACGCGCCGTGGTGCCCGTGGAACATCGAGTTCATCCGGCGCGTCAACGGGCTGTCCAGTGTGGACGAGGTCTACCGGACGGTGTTCGACGCCGAGTACCTCGTGCTCGGGCTGGGCGACGTCTACCTCGGCGCGCCGGTCGCCACGCCGCTGGACCCGCGCCACCGGCTGGTGACGACGAAGTACAACCCGGCGCGGACGTGGACCGCGGAGAACTCGGTCGGCATCGGCGGCGCGTACCTCTGCATCTACGGCATGGAGGGCCCGGGCGGCTACCAGTTCGTCGGGCGGACCGTGCAGGTGTGGAACAGCTGGCACGGCGGCGACCGCCCGTGGTCCCTGCGGTTCTTCGACCGGATCTCGTGGTACCCGGTGTCGGCGGAGGAGCTGCTGGAGCTGCGGGCGCAGAGCGCGTCCGGAAAGCTGGAACTCGACGTCACGGACGGGTCGTTCGCACTCGCGGACTACCAGAAGTTCCTCGGCGACAACGCCGGAAGCATCGCCGCGTTCCGCGCGACGCAGGCGGCGGCGTTCGAGGCGGAACGGCAGGCGTGGGCCGCGGCGGGCGAGTTCGACCCGAAGCCGGAACCGGTCACCCGGCCGCCGGCGCGGGTCGAGGCGCCGCCGGGCGGGCACGTCGTCGAGGCGCCGTTCGCGGCGACGGTGTGGCGGGTCGACGTCGCCGCGGGCGAGCGCGTCGAGGACGCGCAGCCGCTGGTGACGCTGGAAGCGATGAAGACGGAGGCGCGGATCCCCGCGCCGGCGAGCGGCGAGGTGGTCGAAGTGCTCGTGTCCCCCGGCGACCAGGTCGCCCCCGGCACGCCGCTGGTGGTGCTCGGATGA
- a CDS encoding allophanate hydrolase yields MNAVTERVRAAYRRIEQVGRPEIWIDLRPEAEVLAEAAALGERGLPLRGKLVAVKGNIDVAGLPTTAGCPAYAYKPETDAPVVARLRAAGALVLGTTNLDQFATGLVGTRSPYGAVRNAADPAYVSGGSSSGSAVAVALGIADLALGTDTAGSGRVPAAFNGIAGLKPTPGLLPTEGVVPACASIDCVSLFARTAEEAAFALTCLAEPAPVHTGRFRLGVPAPDQLGPLAPGWAEAFDAAVADYAAAGAEVTTVDVSAFLEAARLLYGGAFVAERYTAVGEFVDAHPDAVDPVVRSIIGPARDIPAHRLFADQARVAGLRTRALATLAGVDAILLPTTTEHPTLAEVAADPVAVNARLGRFTNSTNLFGLPALAVPAGTVAGRPFGVMFLGAPHDDLKLVALARLRAERIPLVVVGAHLRGQPLNHELTSRGGRFVAEVPTSPSYRLYALDTVPPKPGLVRVASGGVAIAAEVWELPVAGFGDFVARVPSPLAIGKVELADGTRVPGFLCEPAATEGAADISAKGGWLAHLRG; encoded by the coding sequence ATGAACGCCGTCACCGAGCGGGTGCGGGCCGCCTACCGGCGCATCGAGCAGGTCGGCCGGCCGGAGATCTGGATCGATCTGCGGCCGGAAGCCGAAGTGCTCGCCGAGGCCGCCGCTCTCGGCGAGCGCGGGCTGCCGCTCCGCGGCAAGCTCGTCGCGGTCAAGGGCAACATCGACGTCGCGGGGCTGCCGACGACGGCCGGGTGCCCGGCGTACGCGTACAAGCCGGAGACCGACGCGCCGGTCGTCGCGCGGCTGCGCGCGGCCGGGGCACTGGTGCTCGGCACGACCAACCTCGACCAGTTCGCCACCGGCCTGGTCGGGACGCGCAGCCCGTACGGCGCGGTCCGCAACGCCGCCGACCCGGCGTACGTCTCGGGCGGGTCCAGCTCGGGGTCGGCGGTGGCCGTCGCGCTGGGCATCGCGGACCTCGCTCTCGGCACGGACACGGCGGGCTCGGGGCGGGTGCCCGCCGCGTTCAACGGGATCGCCGGGCTCAAGCCGACGCCCGGGCTGCTGCCGACGGAAGGCGTCGTCCCGGCGTGCGCGAGCATCGACTGCGTCTCGCTGTTCGCCCGGACGGCCGAGGAGGCGGCGTTCGCGCTGACCTGCCTGGCCGAGCCGGCACCGGTCCACACGGGACGGTTCCGCCTCGGCGTCCCGGCCCCGGACCAGCTGGGCCCGCTGGCGCCCGGCTGGGCGGAGGCGTTCGACGCCGCGGTGGCGGACTACGCAGCGGCGGGCGCCGAAGTGACCACAGTGGACGTCTCGGCGTTCCTGGAGGCGGCGCGGCTGCTGTACGGCGGCGCGTTCGTCGCCGAGCGGTACACCGCGGTCGGCGAGTTCGTCGACGCCCATCCGGACGCCGTCGACCCGGTCGTGCGGTCGATCATCGGGCCGGCGCGGGACATCCCCGCGCACCGGCTGTTCGCCGACCAGGCGAGGGTGGCGGGCCTGCGGACACGGGCACTGGCCACACTGGCGGGCGTCGACGCGATCCTCCTCCCGACGACGACCGAGCACCCGACGCTCGCCGAAGTCGCGGCGGACCCGGTGGCGGTCAACGCGCGCCTGGGCCGGTTCACCAACTCGACCAACCTGTTCGGGTTGCCGGCGTTGGCCGTGCCCGCGGGGACGGTGGCGGGACGGCCGTTCGGCGTGATGTTCCTCGGCGCCCCGCACGACGACCTGAAGCTGGTGGCGCTGGCGCGCCTGCGGGCCGAGCGGATCCCGCTGGTGGTCGTCGGCGCGCACCTGCGGGGCCAGCCGCTGAACCACGAGCTGACCTCCCGCGGCGGCCGGTTCGTCGCGGAGGTGCCGACTTCGCCGTCGTACCGGCTGTACGCGCTGGACACGGTTCCGCCGAAGCCGGGCCTGGTGCGCGTGGCGTCCGGCGGCGTGGCGATCGCGGCCGAGGTGTGGGAGCTGCCGGTGGCGGGCTTCGGGGACTTCGTGGCCCGCGTACCGTCGCCGCTGGCGATCGGCAAGGTGGAGCTGGCGGACGGCACGCGGGTACCCGGTTTCCTCTGCGAACCGGCGGCGACGGAAGGCGCGGCGGACATTTCGGCGAAAGGCGGTTGGCTGGCCCACCTCCGCGGGTAA
- a CDS encoding DUF998 domain-containing protein: protein MTTATETPLVHSYLYLRRAIGTIGLALPVVLILGKQLVQGGDLIGSLSGYYYTDLRDVFVGAMCAAGVFLLAYYGHDYIDNIASTVAGLGAIGLALFPTTPAHDVTAWDRTSGVLHLAFAAVFFLMLAYFCLRLFPHDGEQPPGTGIVYRGCGIVILAALVLIALTSSLRLVPDWHPALWLESVAVWAFGVAWLLKGQTLTPKTVP, encoded by the coding sequence ATGACCACGGCGACCGAAACCCCGCTCGTCCACTCCTACCTGTACCTGCGGCGCGCGATCGGCACGATCGGCCTGGCGCTGCCGGTCGTGCTGATCCTCGGCAAGCAGCTCGTCCAGGGCGGCGACCTGATCGGGTCGCTCAGCGGGTACTACTACACCGACCTGCGGGACGTGTTCGTCGGCGCGATGTGCGCGGCGGGGGTGTTCCTGCTCGCCTACTACGGCCACGACTACATCGACAACATCGCGAGCACGGTCGCCGGGCTGGGCGCGATCGGGCTGGCGCTGTTCCCGACGACCCCGGCCCACGACGTGACGGCCTGGGACCGCACGTCCGGCGTGCTGCACCTGGCGTTCGCGGCGGTGTTCTTCCTGATGCTGGCGTACTTCTGCCTGCGGCTGTTCCCGCACGACGGCGAGCAGCCGCCGGGCACGGGAATCGTCTACCGCGGGTGCGGGATCGTGATCCTGGCGGCGCTGGTGCTCATCGCGCTGACCAGCTCGCTGCGGCTGGTGCCGGACTGGCACCCGGCGCTGTGGCTGGAGAGCGTCGCGGTGTGGGCGTTCGGCGTCGCCTGGCTGCTGAAGGGCCAGACGCTCACGCCGAAAACTGTGCCGTAG
- a CDS encoding thiolase family protein produces MRNVVFVEGVRTPFGKAGDKGIYAGTRADDLVVNTIRELLRRHPELPPERVDEVAIAATTQIGDQGLTIGRTAALLAGLPKSVPGFAIDRMCAGAMTAVTTTASGIGFGAYDIAIAGGVEHMGRHPMGEGVDPNPRIIADKLVDPTALVMGQTAENLHDRFPAITKERTDAYAARSQEKYAEAVKTGKIGPELVPVATRSEELGWGLATEDEPPRPGTTVEQLAKLKTPFRPHGRVTAGNAAGLNDGATASILADEDTARELGLPVAMRLVGYSFAGVEPEVMGIGPVPATEKLFKRTGLGIDDIGLFEINEAFAVQVLAFLDHFGIADDDPRVNVWGGAIACGHPLASSGVRLMTQLARQFAERPDVRYGMTTMCIGIGMGGTVIWENPAFEGAK; encoded by the coding sequence GTGCGCAACGTCGTCTTCGTCGAGGGGGTACGCACCCCCTTCGGCAAGGCCGGCGACAAGGGCATCTACGCCGGGACCCGCGCCGACGACCTCGTCGTCAACACCATCCGCGAGCTGCTGCGGCGGCACCCCGAGCTGCCGCCCGAGCGCGTCGACGAGGTGGCCATCGCCGCCACCACCCAGATCGGCGACCAGGGCCTGACCATCGGCCGCACCGCCGCGCTGCTGGCCGGCCTGCCGAAGTCGGTGCCCGGCTTCGCCATCGACCGCATGTGCGCCGGTGCGATGACCGCCGTCACGACCACCGCGTCCGGCATCGGCTTCGGCGCCTACGACATCGCGATCGCCGGTGGCGTCGAGCACATGGGCCGCCACCCGATGGGTGAAGGTGTGGACCCGAACCCGCGGATCATCGCCGACAAGCTGGTCGACCCGACCGCGCTCGTCATGGGCCAGACCGCCGAGAACCTGCACGACCGGTTCCCGGCGATCACCAAGGAGCGCACCGACGCCTACGCGGCGCGCAGCCAGGAGAAGTACGCCGAAGCCGTCAAGACCGGCAAGATCGGCCCCGAGCTGGTTCCCGTGGCCACGCGCTCCGAGGAGCTGGGCTGGGGCCTGGCCACCGAGGACGAGCCGCCGCGGCCGGGCACCACGGTCGAGCAGCTGGCCAAGCTGAAGACGCCGTTCCGCCCGCACGGCCGGGTCACCGCGGGCAACGCCGCGGGCCTCAACGACGGCGCGACCGCGTCGATCCTCGCCGACGAGGACACCGCCCGCGAGCTGGGCCTGCCGGTCGCGATGCGGCTCGTCGGCTACTCCTTCGCCGGCGTCGAGCCCGAGGTCATGGGCATCGGCCCGGTGCCGGCCACCGAGAAGCTGTTCAAGCGCACCGGCCTGGGCATCGACGACATCGGCCTGTTCGAGATCAACGAGGCCTTCGCCGTGCAGGTGCTGGCCTTCCTCGACCACTTCGGCATCGCCGACGACGACCCGCGCGTCAACGTCTGGGGCGGCGCCATCGCCTGCGGTCACCCGCTGGCCTCCTCCGGCGTCCGGCTCATGACGCAGCTGGCCCGCCAGTTCGCCGAGCGGCCCGACGTGCGCTACGGCATGACGACGATGTGCATCGGCATCGGCATGGGCGGCACCGTGATCTGGGAGAACCCGGCCTTCGAGGGGGCGAAGTAA
- a CDS encoding 3-hydroxyacyl-CoA dehydrogenase NAD-binding domain-containing protein: MTFTAEEAKAAFPDEVVTHAVTRLVKVPGLTKPVALITLDNGHDHTRPNTFGPQGLVSLNAALDKAFEAEPAAIAVTGKPFIFAVGADLSGVEQVSDPKLAREIAQTGHDVFRRLTESKIPTFGFVNGAVMGGGLELALSCHYRTLSENTAAIAFPEVFLGLFPGWGGTQLLPNLIGADAAVTVIIENALAQNKMLNVKQAAELGIVDAVFGSADYLEQSLLWLAKVVNGEITPERREIDRGAAWDAAIARAKSIVDGRTHGASPGATKAVELLQLAKENDLDRGYAAETDGLAELLMSDVLRAGLYSFNLVNKRAKRPAGAPDKSLARKVNKVGIVGAGLMASQLALLFVRRLKVPVVLTDVDQERVDKGVGYVHAEIDKLLSKKRVSPDGANRLKALVSGSLDKAAFADADFVIEAVFEELGVKQQVFAELEQHVSPEAILATNTSSLSITAMASKLRHPERVVGFHFFNPVAVLPLLEIVRGEQTDDASLATAFAVGKQLKKSSVLVKDASAFVVNRLLLRFLGEVLVTVDEGTPFDVADKALEPLGLPMTPLTLMQLVGPAIALHVGETLHEAFPDRFTVSENLAKFVKAGKKGVWIWDEQGNQSVDPEVAELWTQGDKPSTSEQVRDRALSAIAEEIRIMLDEGVVAEAQDIDLCLILGAGWPFWNGGITPYLDRTGVSERVNGKPFLAPGVASVPAS, from the coding sequence ATGACGTTCACCGCTGAAGAAGCGAAGGCCGCCTTCCCGGACGAGGTCGTCACGCACGCCGTGACGCGCCTGGTGAAGGTCCCCGGGCTCACCAAGCCAGTCGCGCTCATCACGCTCGACAACGGCCACGACCACACCCGGCCGAACACCTTCGGCCCGCAGGGCCTGGTGTCGCTGAACGCGGCGCTGGACAAGGCCTTCGAGGCCGAGCCCGCCGCGATCGCCGTCACCGGCAAGCCGTTCATCTTCGCCGTCGGCGCCGACCTGTCCGGCGTCGAGCAGGTCAGCGACCCGAAGCTGGCGCGCGAGATCGCCCAGACCGGGCACGACGTGTTCCGCCGCCTCACCGAGTCGAAGATCCCGACCTTCGGCTTCGTCAACGGCGCGGTCATGGGCGGCGGCCTGGAGCTGGCTCTTTCGTGCCACTACCGGACGCTGTCGGAGAACACCGCCGCCATCGCCTTCCCGGAGGTCTTCCTCGGGCTGTTCCCGGGCTGGGGCGGCACGCAGCTGCTGCCGAACCTGATCGGCGCGGACGCGGCCGTCACGGTGATCATCGAGAACGCCCTGGCGCAGAACAAGATGCTCAACGTCAAGCAGGCGGCCGAGCTCGGCATCGTCGACGCGGTCTTCGGCTCGGCCGACTACCTCGAGCAGTCACTGCTGTGGCTGGCCAAGGTGGTCAACGGCGAGATCACGCCGGAGCGCCGCGAGATCGACCGCGGTGCGGCGTGGGACGCGGCCATCGCCCGCGCGAAGTCCATTGTGGACGGGCGCACGCACGGCGCGTCGCCGGGTGCGACCAAGGCCGTCGAACTCCTCCAGCTCGCGAAGGAGAACGACCTCGACCGCGGGTACGCCGCCGAGACCGACGGCCTCGCCGAGCTGCTGATGTCCGACGTCCTGCGCGCCGGGCTGTACTCGTTCAACCTGGTCAACAAGCGCGCCAAGCGCCCGGCGGGCGCGCCGGACAAGTCGCTGGCGCGCAAGGTGAACAAGGTCGGCATCGTCGGCGCCGGCCTGATGGCCAGCCAGCTCGCGCTGCTGTTCGTGCGGCGGCTCAAGGTGCCGGTCGTGCTCACCGACGTCGACCAGGAACGCGTCGACAAGGGCGTCGGGTACGTCCACGCCGAGATCGACAAGCTCCTGAGCAAGAAGCGCGTCTCCCCGGACGGCGCGAACCGGCTCAAGGCGCTCGTGTCCGGTTCGCTCGACAAGGCCGCGTTCGCCGACGCCGACTTCGTCATCGAAGCCGTCTTCGAGGAACTGGGCGTCAAGCAGCAGGTGTTCGCCGAGCTGGAGCAGCACGTCTCGCCCGAGGCGATCCTGGCGACGAACACCTCGTCGCTGTCGATCACCGCGATGGCGTCGAAGCTGCGGCACCCCGAGCGCGTCGTGGGCTTCCACTTCTTCAACCCGGTCGCCGTGCTGCCGCTGCTGGAGATCGTCCGCGGCGAGCAGACCGACGACGCTTCGCTGGCGACGGCGTTCGCGGTCGGCAAGCAGCTGAAGAAGTCGAGCGTGCTGGTGAAGGACGCGTCGGCGTTCGTCGTCAACCGGCTGCTGCTGCGCTTCCTCGGCGAGGTGCTGGTCACCGTCGACGAGGGCACGCCGTTCGACGTCGCCGACAAGGCCCTGGAACCGCTCGGCCTGCCGATGACGCCGCTGACGCTGATGCAGCTCGTCGGCCCGGCCATCGCGCTGCACGTGGGCGAGACGCTGCACGAGGCCTTCCCGGACCGGTTCACCGTGTCGGAGAACCTCGCGAAGTTCGTCAAGGCGGGCAAGAAGGGCGTCTGGATCTGGGACGAGCAGGGCAACCAGTCCGTCGACCCGGAAGTCGCCGAGCTGTGGACCCAGGGTGACAAGCCGTCCACGTCGGAGCAGGTGCGCGACCGGGCGCTGTCGGCCATCGCCGAGGAGATCCGGATCATGCTCGACGAGGGCGTGGTCGCCGAGGCGCAGGACATCGACCTGTGCCTGATCCTCGGCGCGGGCTGGCCGTTCTGGAACGGCGGCATCACGCCGTACCTGGACCGCACCGGCGTGTCGGAGCGGGTCAACGGCAAGCCGTTCCTCGCGCCGGGCGTGGCCTCGGTCCCGGCTTCCTAG